One segment of bacterium DNA contains the following:
- the recQ gene encoding DNA helicase RecQ — protein MQHAVTAQPQDILRNVFGYETFRPYQREAIELIMQGRSVLVVLPTGGGKSLVYQVPAIARAGLAIVFSPLISLMRDQVDALRAAGVRAAVLNSTLTSGERDGVCRSAVRGELDLLYIAPEGFFTDRFQDFLHKLDRVSLIAVDEAHCISEWGHEFRPEYRQLSRLREQFPNVPIVAATATATAQVRHDIIEQLRVPDMETLVGSFERSNLTLRVEPKRDLFAQVSRILARHRGEAGIIYAATRKKVEELDHVLNESGFRTLPYHAGMDATLRDRHQRAFANDEVETIVATVAFGMGIDKSNVRYVIHAGMPKSLEGYYQEVGRAGRDGLPAECVAITANGDIATQQYFIDRAEQEDERARMHRQLERIVRFMRTVECRHAAILSYFGEERNGWTCGDRCDACQTEHLDEHDVTEDAQRVLAAVAHIERGGFPVGAGKLAQVLAGSAAADVARFAQHPTFGALRGRPRSAIRDLIDTCIDRGFLAQESGKYPVLRLAERAATVLRGEERVLARVRRARAVEHEAEYDAELFDALRAWRAGEARNDGVPPYVICSDKVLADLAAYLPHTPDELLRISGIGTHRAQRFGTAMLATIARHAAEYNLVSRMADYPSPTTKGAAAKRSFASDSDTVSETLAYYRQSWSVARIATHRALTEQTIVAHLAQCVRDGRIPVEDVRAFVPEDRERTIRAAFAQVGVLDALSPVKQALPRDISYADLHFIRAVIQREAGSP, from the coding sequence ATGCAGCACGCTGTCACCGCACAACCACAGGACATCCTTCGAAACGTGTTCGGGTACGAGACGTTTCGGCCGTACCAGCGGGAGGCGATTGAGCTCATCATGCAGGGACGATCGGTACTCGTGGTATTGCCGACGGGTGGTGGGAAGTCGCTCGTGTACCAGGTTCCGGCGATTGCGCGTGCCGGCCTCGCGATCGTGTTCTCGCCGCTCATCTCGCTCATGCGGGATCAGGTGGACGCCCTCCGCGCGGCGGGCGTGCGCGCTGCGGTGCTCAACTCAACGCTCACGAGCGGTGAGCGTGATGGCGTGTGTCGCAGTGCCGTGCGCGGTGAGCTCGACCTCCTCTACATTGCACCGGAGGGTTTTTTCACGGATCGGTTTCAGGATTTCCTCCATAAGCTCGATCGCGTCTCGCTCATCGCGGTGGATGAAGCGCACTGCATCTCCGAGTGGGGGCACGAGTTCCGTCCGGAGTACCGGCAGCTCAGCCGTCTCCGCGAGCAGTTCCCGAACGTCCCCATTGTCGCGGCAACAGCAACTGCAACCGCGCAGGTGCGCCACGACATCATCGAGCAGCTCCGCGTTCCGGACATGGAGACCCTCGTCGGGAGCTTCGAGCGGTCGAATCTCACGCTCCGTGTCGAGCCCAAGCGTGACCTCTTCGCACAGGTCTCCCGCATCCTCGCGCGGCATCGCGGTGAGGCCGGCATCATCTACGCTGCCACGCGCAAGAAGGTAGAGGAGCTCGACCATGTCCTCAACGAGTCGGGCTTCAGGACGCTTCCGTACCACGCGGGTATGGACGCGACGCTCCGCGACCGTCACCAGCGCGCGTTCGCGAACGACGAAGTGGAGACCATCGTCGCAACCGTCGCGTTCGGCATGGGCATTGATAAGTCGAACGTCCGGTACGTCATCCATGCGGGCATGCCAAAGTCGCTCGAGGGGTACTACCAGGAGGTTGGCCGCGCCGGTCGCGACGGACTGCCGGCGGAGTGCGTCGCGATCACCGCGAACGGTGACATCGCCACGCAGCAGTACTTCATTGATCGTGCGGAGCAGGAGGACGAACGCGCACGTATGCACCGCCAGCTCGAACGCATCGTGCGGTTCATGCGCACCGTCGAGTGTCGGCACGCGGCGATCCTCAGCTACTTTGGCGAGGAGCGAAACGGGTGGACGTGCGGGGACCGATGCGATGCGTGTCAGACCGAGCATCTCGATGAGCACGATGTGACGGAGGACGCCCAGCGCGTGCTCGCGGCGGTCGCGCACATCGAGCGAGGCGGATTCCCCGTGGGCGCAGGCAAGCTCGCGCAGGTGCTCGCGGGGTCCGCAGCCGCGGACGTCGCACGGTTTGCACAGCACCCAACCTTTGGTGCACTTCGCGGTCGTCCGCGGTCCGCTATCCGTGACCTCATTGATACGTGTATAGATCGTGGCTTCCTTGCACAGGAATCCGGGAAATATCCGGTGCTCCGACTGGCGGAGCGCGCGGCGACGGTGCTCCGCGGCGAGGAGCGCGTGCTCGCGCGCGTGCGCCGTGCACGCGCGGTAGAGCATGAGGCCGAGTATGACGCGGAGCTCTTCGACGCACTTCGCGCGTGGCGCGCGGGAGAAGCGCGGAACGACGGCGTTCCACCGTACGTCATCTGCTCGGATAAGGTGCTCGCAGACCTCGCCGCGTACCTTCCGCACACGCCAGATGAGCTCCTCCGTATTTCCGGCATCGGTACGCATCGCGCGCAGCGGTTTGGCACCGCGATGCTCGCGACAATCGCGCGTCACGCTGCGGAGTACAATCTCGTGTCGCGCATGGCCGACTACCCGTCTCCCACCACGAAGGGAGCGGCGGCGAAACGCTCCTTCGCATCCGACTCCGACACCGTCTCCGAAACGCTCGCGTACTACCGGCAGAGCTGGTCGGTCGCGCGCATCGCGACGCACCGTGCGCTCACGGAGCAGACCATCGTCGCGCACCTCGCACAGTGCGTTCGCGATGGGCGCATTCCGGTTGAAGACGTGCGCGCGTTCGTTCCCGAAGACCGCGAGCGGACGATCCGCGCGGCGTTCGCGCAGGTTGGCGTTCTCGACGCACTCAGTCCGGTCAAGCAGGCGCTCCCGCGTGACATCTCCTACGCCGATCTCCACTTCATCCGTGCGGTCATCCAGCGAGAAGCGGGGTCACCGTGA